The following proteins are co-located in the Synchiropus splendidus isolate RoL2022-P1 chromosome 14, RoL_Sspl_1.0, whole genome shotgun sequence genome:
- the skor1b gene encoding SKI family transcriptional corepressor 1 homolog-B isoform X5 — protein sequence MDSIAAGRDSSSSPGSKQELAYSSSLKPNQVGETVLYGIPIVSLVIDGLERLCLAQISNTLLKNYSYNEIHNRRVALGITCVQCTPVQLEILRRAGAMPISSRRCGMITKREAERLCKSFLGAHSPPKLPENFAFDVSHECAWGSRGNFIPARYNSSRAKCIKCSYCNMYFSPNKFIFHSHRTPESKYTQPDAANFNSWRRHLKLSDKSSPTDVLHAWEDVKAMFNGGSRKRTMPGSESGSPLKSQAPSLSRTSPEVPAKILTCEENRGGLASPRSYPLIPVPSKGFGMLQKIPPPLFPHPYGFPPFGLCQKKDDVIVAEPGSKAGLQGVLWPGTKDSAYHSFPMFWPAAGPLPLAPYTQTPHKPPAELLCPPLDVPEHSERNKDTSVDSERCSSTQSTRNDEDKSGDESRPAEPVTSRKVSYVSAFRPVIKDADCIAKLYGNRGAYTRTGYLSPDFLSESSSYRSVSPCVDSEGDPDVDVETNKTAEDEDSVCSRTPPGLGHNDSDAKETCQAEPQKNTVQSSDREHPSKHLTESHMSAPFTEVYTPERAELHPRISPLHFRPASFPPALLSANDESATKEEPSSTVEEVETKQFHEQSSDEAQREPDGGDEATASVLPSSDIQRLAKEELQKQLLEQVELRKQLEREFQHLKDNFQDQMKRELSYREEMVQQLHIVREAHDALHHFSCKMLTPRHCTGSCTFKSPLLPP from the exons ATGGACTCCATAGCTGCGGGGCGAGACTCCAGCTCCTCTCCGGGCTCCAAGCAAGAACTCGCCTACTCCAGCAGTCTGAAGCCGAACCAGGTCGGGGAGACGGTGCTGTACGGAATACCGATCGTGTCTCTGGTGATCGACGGTCTGGAGAGGCTGTGCCTCGCGCAGATCTCCAACACCTTGCTGAAGAACTACAGCTACAACGAGATCCACAACCGGCGGGTGGCGCTGGGCATCACGTGCGTGCAGTGCACACCTGTGCAGCTGGAGATCCTGCGCAGAGCCGGGGCCATGCCCATCTCCTCCCGCCGCTGCGGCATGATCACCAAGCGCGAGGCCGAGAGACTCTGCAAGTCGTTCTTGGGAGCGCATTCTCCTCCCAAGCTGCCCGAGAACTTCGCCTTCGACGTGTCCCACGAGTGCGCGTGGGGGAGCCGCGGGAACTTCATCCCGGCCCGCTACAACAGCTCCAGAGCCAAGTGCATCAAGTGCTCCTACTGCAACATGTACTTCTCGCCCAACAAGTTCATCTTCCACTCGCACCGGACCCCGGAGTCCAAGTACACGCAGCCGGACGCGGCCAACTTCAACTCGTGGAGGCGGCACCTGAAACTGTCGGACAAGAGCAGCCCGACGGATGTTCTCCACGCGTGGGAGGACGTGAAGGCCATGTTCAACGGGGGGAGCAGGAAGAGGACGATGCCCGGGAGCGAGTCCGGCTCGCCGCTCAAGTCTCAAGCCCCGAGTCTGTCCCGGACCTCGCCGGAGGTTCCGGCCAAGATTCTGACCTGCGAGGAGAACCGCGGCGGGCTGGCGAGCCCTCGCAGCTACCCGCTGATCCCGGTGCCGAGCAAGGGCTTCGGGATGCTGCAGAAGATCCCGCCGCCTCTCTTCCCGCACCCGTACGGCTTCCCGCCTTTCGGTCTGTGCCAGAAGAAAGATGACGTCATCGTGGCCGAACCGGGCAGCAAAGCGGGCCTCCAGGGCGTCCTCTGGCCCGGTACCAAGGACAGCGCTTACCACTCCTTCCCCATGTTCTGGCCCGCAGCCgggcccctgcctctggcccccTACACACAGACCCCTCACAAGCCACCCGCGGAGCTGCTCTGTCCGCCGCTGGACGTTCCCGAGCACAGCGAGCGCAACAAAGACACTTCGGTTGACAGCGAGCGCTGCTCGAGCACGCAGTCCACCCGCAACGACGAGGACAAGTCCGGGGACGAGTCCCGGCCCGCCGAGCCCGTGACGTCACGGAAGGTCAGCTACGTGTCCGCCTTCAGGCCCGTGATCAAAGACGCCGACTGCATCGCCAAACTGTACGGCAACAGAGGCGCGTACACCCGGACCGGCTACCTGTCCCCGGACTTTTTAAGCGAAAGCTCCAGCTACAGGTCCGTGTCTCCGTGCGTGGACAGCGAGGGGGATCCGGACGTGGACGTGGAGACCAACAAAACAGCCGAAGACGAGGACTCGGTGTGTTCTCGGACTCCCCCCGGACTTGGTCACAACGACTCGGACGCCAAAGAGACCTGTCAGGCCGAGCCGCAGAAAAACACGGTGCAGTCCTCAGACCGGGAGCACCCGAGCAAGCACTTAACGGAGAGCCACATGTCTGCGCCTTTTACTGAA GTGTACACACCGGAGAGAGCCGAGCTGCACCCGAGAATCAGTCCGCTCCACTTCAGACCTGCCAGCTTCCCGCCAGCTCTCCTGTCCGCAAACG ACGAGAGCGCGACCAAAGAGGAGCCTTCGTCCACCGTGGAGGAAGTAGAGACCAAACAGTTCCACGAGCAGAGCAGCGACGAAGCGCAGCGGGAGCCTGATGGCG gcGATGAGGCAACTGCGAGTGTTTTACCATCCAGCGATATACAGCGTCTGGCAAAAG AAGAGTtacagaagcagctgctggagcaggtcGAGCTGAGGAAACAGCTAGAACGGGAGTTCCAACATTTAAAAG ATAACTTCCAGGACCAGATGAAGAGAGAGCTGTCCTACAGGGAGGAGATGGTGCAGCAGCTGCACATCGTCCGAG
- the skor1b gene encoding SKI family transcriptional corepressor 1 homolog-B isoform X3: protein MMLNTNQPPTAGEQQRERGGRAAGRRCCSTSSKANIFASSNTFGCFTAEGGVHHTRASRPPRMDSIAAGRDSSSSPGSKQELAYSSSLKPNQVGETVLYGIPIVSLVIDGLERLCLAQISNTLLKNYSYNEIHNRRVALGITCVQCTPVQLEILRRAGAMPISSRRCGMITKREAERLCKSFLGAHSPPKLPENFAFDVSHECAWGSRGNFIPARYNSSRAKCIKCSYCNMYFSPNKFIFHSHRTPESKYTQPDAANFNSWRRHLKLSDKSSPTDVLHAWEDVKAMFNGGSRKRTMPGSESGSPLKSQAPSLSRTSPEVPAKILTCEENRGGLASPRSYPLIPVPSKGFGMLQKIPPPLFPHPYGFPPFGLCQKKDDVIVAEPGSKAGLQGVLWPGTKDSAYHSFPMFWPAAGPLPLAPYTQTPHKPPAELLCPPLDVPEHSERNKDTSVDSERCSSTQSTRNDEDKSGDESRPAEPVTSRKVSYVSAFRPVIKDADCIAKLYGNRGAYTRTGYLSPDFLSESSSYRSVSPCVDSEGDPDVDVETNKTAEDEDSVCSRTPPGLGHNDSDAKETCQAEPQKNTVQSSDREHPSKHLTESHMSAPFTEVYTPERAELHPRISPLHFRPASFPPALLSANDESATKEEPSSTVEEVETKQFHEQSSDEAQREPDGGDEATASVLPSSDIQRLAKEELQKQLLEQVELRKQLEREFQHLKDNFQDQMKRELSYREEMVQQLHIVREAHDALHHFSCKMLTPRHCTGSCTFKSPLLPP from the exons ATGATGCTGAACACAAACCAGCCTCCCacagcaggagagcagcagagagagagaggaggacgggcagcagggaggaggtgcTGCTCCACTTCTTCTAAAGCAAACATCTTCGCGTCTTCCAACACTTTTGGCTGCTTCACCGCGGAGGGAGGCGTCCACCACACCAGAG CTTCCAGGCCTCCAAGGATGGACTCCATAGCTGCGGGGCGAGACTCCAGCTCCTCTCCGGGCTCCAAGCAAGAACTCGCCTACTCCAGCAGTCTGAAGCCGAACCAGGTCGGGGAGACGGTGCTGTACGGAATACCGATCGTGTCTCTGGTGATCGACGGTCTGGAGAGGCTGTGCCTCGCGCAGATCTCCAACACCTTGCTGAAGAACTACAGCTACAACGAGATCCACAACCGGCGGGTGGCGCTGGGCATCACGTGCGTGCAGTGCACACCTGTGCAGCTGGAGATCCTGCGCAGAGCCGGGGCCATGCCCATCTCCTCCCGCCGCTGCGGCATGATCACCAAGCGCGAGGCCGAGAGACTCTGCAAGTCGTTCTTGGGAGCGCATTCTCCTCCCAAGCTGCCCGAGAACTTCGCCTTCGACGTGTCCCACGAGTGCGCGTGGGGGAGCCGCGGGAACTTCATCCCGGCCCGCTACAACAGCTCCAGAGCCAAGTGCATCAAGTGCTCCTACTGCAACATGTACTTCTCGCCCAACAAGTTCATCTTCCACTCGCACCGGACCCCGGAGTCCAAGTACACGCAGCCGGACGCGGCCAACTTCAACTCGTGGAGGCGGCACCTGAAACTGTCGGACAAGAGCAGCCCGACGGATGTTCTCCACGCGTGGGAGGACGTGAAGGCCATGTTCAACGGGGGGAGCAGGAAGAGGACGATGCCCGGGAGCGAGTCCGGCTCGCCGCTCAAGTCTCAAGCCCCGAGTCTGTCCCGGACCTCGCCGGAGGTTCCGGCCAAGATTCTGACCTGCGAGGAGAACCGCGGCGGGCTGGCGAGCCCTCGCAGCTACCCGCTGATCCCGGTGCCGAGCAAGGGCTTCGGGATGCTGCAGAAGATCCCGCCGCCTCTCTTCCCGCACCCGTACGGCTTCCCGCCTTTCGGTCTGTGCCAGAAGAAAGATGACGTCATCGTGGCCGAACCGGGCAGCAAAGCGGGCCTCCAGGGCGTCCTCTGGCCCGGTACCAAGGACAGCGCTTACCACTCCTTCCCCATGTTCTGGCCCGCAGCCgggcccctgcctctggcccccTACACACAGACCCCTCACAAGCCACCCGCGGAGCTGCTCTGTCCGCCGCTGGACGTTCCCGAGCACAGCGAGCGCAACAAAGACACTTCGGTTGACAGCGAGCGCTGCTCGAGCACGCAGTCCACCCGCAACGACGAGGACAAGTCCGGGGACGAGTCCCGGCCCGCCGAGCCCGTGACGTCACGGAAGGTCAGCTACGTGTCCGCCTTCAGGCCCGTGATCAAAGACGCCGACTGCATCGCCAAACTGTACGGCAACAGAGGCGCGTACACCCGGACCGGCTACCTGTCCCCGGACTTTTTAAGCGAAAGCTCCAGCTACAGGTCCGTGTCTCCGTGCGTGGACAGCGAGGGGGATCCGGACGTGGACGTGGAGACCAACAAAACAGCCGAAGACGAGGACTCGGTGTGTTCTCGGACTCCCCCCGGACTTGGTCACAACGACTCGGACGCCAAAGAGACCTGTCAGGCCGAGCCGCAGAAAAACACGGTGCAGTCCTCAGACCGGGAGCACCCGAGCAAGCACTTAACGGAGAGCCACATGTCTGCGCCTTTTACTGAA GTGTACACACCGGAGAGAGCCGAGCTGCACCCGAGAATCAGTCCGCTCCACTTCAGACCTGCCAGCTTCCCGCCAGCTCTCCTGTCCGCAAACG ACGAGAGCGCGACCAAAGAGGAGCCTTCGTCCACCGTGGAGGAAGTAGAGACCAAACAGTTCCACGAGCAGAGCAGCGACGAAGCGCAGCGGGAGCCTGATGGCG gcGATGAGGCAACTGCGAGTGTTTTACCATCCAGCGATATACAGCGTCTGGCAAAAG AAGAGTtacagaagcagctgctggagcaggtcGAGCTGAGGAAACAGCTAGAACGGGAGTTCCAACATTTAAAAG ATAACTTCCAGGACCAGATGAAGAGAGAGCTGTCCTACAGGGAGGAGATGGTGCAGCAGCTGCACATCGTCCGAG
- the skor1b gene encoding SKI family transcriptional corepressor 1 homolog-B isoform X2 — protein sequence MGSWWGAVLHVDTVMMLNTNQPPTAGEQQRERGGRAAGRRCCSTSSKANIFASSNTFGCFTAEGGVHHTRASRPPRMDSIAAGRDSSSSPGSKQELAYSSSLKPNQVGETVLYGIPIVSLVIDGLERLCLAQISNTLLKNYSYNEIHNRRVALGITCVQCTPVQLEILRRAGAMPISSRRCGMITKREAERLCKSFLGAHSPPKLPENFAFDVSHECAWGSRGNFIPARYNSSRAKCIKCSYCNMYFSPNKFIFHSHRTPESKYTQPDAANFNSWRRHLKLSDKSSPTDVLHAWEDVKAMFNGGSRKRTMPGSESGSPLKSQAPSLSRTSPEVPAKILTCEENRGGLASPRSYPLIPVPSKGFGMLQKIPPPLFPHPYGFPPFGLCQKKDDVIVAEPGSKAGLQGVLWPGTKDSAYHSFPMFWPAAGPLPLAPYTQTPHKPPAELLCPPLDVPEHSERNKDTSVDSERCSSTQSTRNDEDKSGDESRPAEPVTSRKVSYVSAFRPVIKDADCIAKLYGNRGAYTRTGYLSPDFLSESSSYRSVSPCVDSEGDPDVDVETNKTAEDEDSVCSRTPPGLGHNDSDAKETCQAEPQKNTVQSSDREHPSKHLTESHMSAPFTEVYTPERAELHPRISPLHFRPASFPPALLSANDESATKEEPSSTVEEVETKQFHEQSSDEAQREPDGGDEATASVLPSSDIQRLAKEELQKQLLEQVELRKQLEREFQHLKDNFQDQMKRELSYREEMVQQLHIVRAHDALHHFSCKMLTPRHCTGSCTFKSPLLPP from the exons ATGGGGTCGTGGTGGGGGGCTGTGCTACATGTGGACACAGTGATGATGCTGAACACAAACCAGCCTCCCacagcaggagagcagcagagagagagaggaggacgggcagcagggaggaggtgcTGCTCCACTTCTTCTAAAGCAAACATCTTCGCGTCTTCCAACACTTTTGGCTGCTTCACCGCGGAGGGAGGCGTCCACCACACCAGAG CTTCCAGGCCTCCAAGGATGGACTCCATAGCTGCGGGGCGAGACTCCAGCTCCTCTCCGGGCTCCAAGCAAGAACTCGCCTACTCCAGCAGTCTGAAGCCGAACCAGGTCGGGGAGACGGTGCTGTACGGAATACCGATCGTGTCTCTGGTGATCGACGGTCTGGAGAGGCTGTGCCTCGCGCAGATCTCCAACACCTTGCTGAAGAACTACAGCTACAACGAGATCCACAACCGGCGGGTGGCGCTGGGCATCACGTGCGTGCAGTGCACACCTGTGCAGCTGGAGATCCTGCGCAGAGCCGGGGCCATGCCCATCTCCTCCCGCCGCTGCGGCATGATCACCAAGCGCGAGGCCGAGAGACTCTGCAAGTCGTTCTTGGGAGCGCATTCTCCTCCCAAGCTGCCCGAGAACTTCGCCTTCGACGTGTCCCACGAGTGCGCGTGGGGGAGCCGCGGGAACTTCATCCCGGCCCGCTACAACAGCTCCAGAGCCAAGTGCATCAAGTGCTCCTACTGCAACATGTACTTCTCGCCCAACAAGTTCATCTTCCACTCGCACCGGACCCCGGAGTCCAAGTACACGCAGCCGGACGCGGCCAACTTCAACTCGTGGAGGCGGCACCTGAAACTGTCGGACAAGAGCAGCCCGACGGATGTTCTCCACGCGTGGGAGGACGTGAAGGCCATGTTCAACGGGGGGAGCAGGAAGAGGACGATGCCCGGGAGCGAGTCCGGCTCGCCGCTCAAGTCTCAAGCCCCGAGTCTGTCCCGGACCTCGCCGGAGGTTCCGGCCAAGATTCTGACCTGCGAGGAGAACCGCGGCGGGCTGGCGAGCCCTCGCAGCTACCCGCTGATCCCGGTGCCGAGCAAGGGCTTCGGGATGCTGCAGAAGATCCCGCCGCCTCTCTTCCCGCACCCGTACGGCTTCCCGCCTTTCGGTCTGTGCCAGAAGAAAGATGACGTCATCGTGGCCGAACCGGGCAGCAAAGCGGGCCTCCAGGGCGTCCTCTGGCCCGGTACCAAGGACAGCGCTTACCACTCCTTCCCCATGTTCTGGCCCGCAGCCgggcccctgcctctggcccccTACACACAGACCCCTCACAAGCCACCCGCGGAGCTGCTCTGTCCGCCGCTGGACGTTCCCGAGCACAGCGAGCGCAACAAAGACACTTCGGTTGACAGCGAGCGCTGCTCGAGCACGCAGTCCACCCGCAACGACGAGGACAAGTCCGGGGACGAGTCCCGGCCCGCCGAGCCCGTGACGTCACGGAAGGTCAGCTACGTGTCCGCCTTCAGGCCCGTGATCAAAGACGCCGACTGCATCGCCAAACTGTACGGCAACAGAGGCGCGTACACCCGGACCGGCTACCTGTCCCCGGACTTTTTAAGCGAAAGCTCCAGCTACAGGTCCGTGTCTCCGTGCGTGGACAGCGAGGGGGATCCGGACGTGGACGTGGAGACCAACAAAACAGCCGAAGACGAGGACTCGGTGTGTTCTCGGACTCCCCCCGGACTTGGTCACAACGACTCGGACGCCAAAGAGACCTGTCAGGCCGAGCCGCAGAAAAACACGGTGCAGTCCTCAGACCGGGAGCACCCGAGCAAGCACTTAACGGAGAGCCACATGTCTGCGCCTTTTACTGAA GTGTACACACCGGAGAGAGCCGAGCTGCACCCGAGAATCAGTCCGCTCCACTTCAGACCTGCCAGCTTCCCGCCAGCTCTCCTGTCCGCAAACG ACGAGAGCGCGACCAAAGAGGAGCCTTCGTCCACCGTGGAGGAAGTAGAGACCAAACAGTTCCACGAGCAGAGCAGCGACGAAGCGCAGCGGGAGCCTGATGGCG gcGATGAGGCAACTGCGAGTGTTTTACCATCCAGCGATATACAGCGTCTGGCAAAAG AAGAGTtacagaagcagctgctggagcaggtcGAGCTGAGGAAACAGCTAGAACGGGAGTTCCAACATTTAAAAG ATAACTTCCAGGACCAGATGAAGAGAGAGCTGTCCTACAGGGAGGAGATGGTGCAGCAGCTGCACATCGTCCGAG
- the skor1b gene encoding SKI family transcriptional corepressor 1 homolog-B isoform X1, whose product MGSWWGAVLHVDTVMMLNTNQPPTAGEQQRERGGRAAGRRCCSTSSKANIFASSNTFGCFTAEGGVHHTRASRPPRMDSIAAGRDSSSSPGSKQELAYSSSLKPNQVGETVLYGIPIVSLVIDGLERLCLAQISNTLLKNYSYNEIHNRRVALGITCVQCTPVQLEILRRAGAMPISSRRCGMITKREAERLCKSFLGAHSPPKLPENFAFDVSHECAWGSRGNFIPARYNSSRAKCIKCSYCNMYFSPNKFIFHSHRTPESKYTQPDAANFNSWRRHLKLSDKSSPTDVLHAWEDVKAMFNGGSRKRTMPGSESGSPLKSQAPSLSRTSPEVPAKILTCEENRGGLASPRSYPLIPVPSKGFGMLQKIPPPLFPHPYGFPPFGLCQKKDDVIVAEPGSKAGLQGVLWPGTKDSAYHSFPMFWPAAGPLPLAPYTQTPHKPPAELLCPPLDVPEHSERNKDTSVDSERCSSTQSTRNDEDKSGDESRPAEPVTSRKVSYVSAFRPVIKDADCIAKLYGNRGAYTRTGYLSPDFLSESSSYRSVSPCVDSEGDPDVDVETNKTAEDEDSVCSRTPPGLGHNDSDAKETCQAEPQKNTVQSSDREHPSKHLTESHMSAPFTEVYTPERAELHPRISPLHFRPASFPPALLSANDESATKEEPSSTVEEVETKQFHEQSSDEAQREPDGGDEATASVLPSSDIQRLAKEELQKQLLEQVELRKQLEREFQHLKDNFQDQMKRELSYREEMVQQLHIVREAHDALHHFSCKMLTPRHCTGSCTFKSPLLPP is encoded by the exons ATGGGGTCGTGGTGGGGGGCTGTGCTACATGTGGACACAGTGATGATGCTGAACACAAACCAGCCTCCCacagcaggagagcagcagagagagagaggaggacgggcagcagggaggaggtgcTGCTCCACTTCTTCTAAAGCAAACATCTTCGCGTCTTCCAACACTTTTGGCTGCTTCACCGCGGAGGGAGGCGTCCACCACACCAGAG CTTCCAGGCCTCCAAGGATGGACTCCATAGCTGCGGGGCGAGACTCCAGCTCCTCTCCGGGCTCCAAGCAAGAACTCGCCTACTCCAGCAGTCTGAAGCCGAACCAGGTCGGGGAGACGGTGCTGTACGGAATACCGATCGTGTCTCTGGTGATCGACGGTCTGGAGAGGCTGTGCCTCGCGCAGATCTCCAACACCTTGCTGAAGAACTACAGCTACAACGAGATCCACAACCGGCGGGTGGCGCTGGGCATCACGTGCGTGCAGTGCACACCTGTGCAGCTGGAGATCCTGCGCAGAGCCGGGGCCATGCCCATCTCCTCCCGCCGCTGCGGCATGATCACCAAGCGCGAGGCCGAGAGACTCTGCAAGTCGTTCTTGGGAGCGCATTCTCCTCCCAAGCTGCCCGAGAACTTCGCCTTCGACGTGTCCCACGAGTGCGCGTGGGGGAGCCGCGGGAACTTCATCCCGGCCCGCTACAACAGCTCCAGAGCCAAGTGCATCAAGTGCTCCTACTGCAACATGTACTTCTCGCCCAACAAGTTCATCTTCCACTCGCACCGGACCCCGGAGTCCAAGTACACGCAGCCGGACGCGGCCAACTTCAACTCGTGGAGGCGGCACCTGAAACTGTCGGACAAGAGCAGCCCGACGGATGTTCTCCACGCGTGGGAGGACGTGAAGGCCATGTTCAACGGGGGGAGCAGGAAGAGGACGATGCCCGGGAGCGAGTCCGGCTCGCCGCTCAAGTCTCAAGCCCCGAGTCTGTCCCGGACCTCGCCGGAGGTTCCGGCCAAGATTCTGACCTGCGAGGAGAACCGCGGCGGGCTGGCGAGCCCTCGCAGCTACCCGCTGATCCCGGTGCCGAGCAAGGGCTTCGGGATGCTGCAGAAGATCCCGCCGCCTCTCTTCCCGCACCCGTACGGCTTCCCGCCTTTCGGTCTGTGCCAGAAGAAAGATGACGTCATCGTGGCCGAACCGGGCAGCAAAGCGGGCCTCCAGGGCGTCCTCTGGCCCGGTACCAAGGACAGCGCTTACCACTCCTTCCCCATGTTCTGGCCCGCAGCCgggcccctgcctctggcccccTACACACAGACCCCTCACAAGCCACCCGCGGAGCTGCTCTGTCCGCCGCTGGACGTTCCCGAGCACAGCGAGCGCAACAAAGACACTTCGGTTGACAGCGAGCGCTGCTCGAGCACGCAGTCCACCCGCAACGACGAGGACAAGTCCGGGGACGAGTCCCGGCCCGCCGAGCCCGTGACGTCACGGAAGGTCAGCTACGTGTCCGCCTTCAGGCCCGTGATCAAAGACGCCGACTGCATCGCCAAACTGTACGGCAACAGAGGCGCGTACACCCGGACCGGCTACCTGTCCCCGGACTTTTTAAGCGAAAGCTCCAGCTACAGGTCCGTGTCTCCGTGCGTGGACAGCGAGGGGGATCCGGACGTGGACGTGGAGACCAACAAAACAGCCGAAGACGAGGACTCGGTGTGTTCTCGGACTCCCCCCGGACTTGGTCACAACGACTCGGACGCCAAAGAGACCTGTCAGGCCGAGCCGCAGAAAAACACGGTGCAGTCCTCAGACCGGGAGCACCCGAGCAAGCACTTAACGGAGAGCCACATGTCTGCGCCTTTTACTGAA GTGTACACACCGGAGAGAGCCGAGCTGCACCCGAGAATCAGTCCGCTCCACTTCAGACCTGCCAGCTTCCCGCCAGCTCTCCTGTCCGCAAACG ACGAGAGCGCGACCAAAGAGGAGCCTTCGTCCACCGTGGAGGAAGTAGAGACCAAACAGTTCCACGAGCAGAGCAGCGACGAAGCGCAGCGGGAGCCTGATGGCG gcGATGAGGCAACTGCGAGTGTTTTACCATCCAGCGATATACAGCGTCTGGCAAAAG AAGAGTtacagaagcagctgctggagcaggtcGAGCTGAGGAAACAGCTAGAACGGGAGTTCCAACATTTAAAAG ATAACTTCCAGGACCAGATGAAGAGAGAGCTGTCCTACAGGGAGGAGATGGTGCAGCAGCTGCACATCGTCCGAG